One genomic window of Vibrio rhizosphaerae includes the following:
- a CDS encoding TRAP transporter substrate-binding protein: MKLKKLIIATASLVIAGSAFAEGVHLKFQSSNFTGEQVYTIQKKWADNAAAASNGRITIDLLPLNSVLKSSDMLTGVRNKIIDGAVATAAMYSGEDPGFGLIGDTISAWNSDEDILKFYYYGGGFEVVDKIFQAYGAKLIGVSVTGAESLPAKVKIEKVEDFKGVKIRAPSGPIQKLFARMGAAPVGLPGSEIYTALEKGIIDAADFSTFANNQKQGVHSIAKFPIYPGIHSSPAVHTIMNLNKWNALSKNDQAFLIEHFKGMALESLLQAHYEDQIAYKEAIKQGVTPVNWSAEEREKVRAYAKDIWKEIADESKLGKMYYDTLLHFLDSQGML; the protein is encoded by the coding sequence ATGAAACTAAAAAAACTCATTATTGCTACGGCTTCTCTGGTTATTGCTGGCTCAGCATTTGCTGAAGGCGTCCATTTGAAGTTTCAAAGTTCAAATTTTACAGGAGAACAAGTCTACACGATTCAAAAAAAATGGGCCGATAATGCGGCAGCCGCATCCAATGGCCGTATTACCATTGATTTATTGCCTTTAAATTCCGTATTGAAATCTTCGGATATGTTAACCGGCGTCAGAAATAAAATTATTGATGGTGCCGTTGCGACGGCAGCGATGTATTCGGGAGAAGATCCGGGGTTTGGTCTGATTGGTGATACGATTTCTGCGTGGAATAGTGATGAAGATATCCTGAAATTTTATTATTACGGTGGCGGTTTCGAAGTCGTCGATAAAATATTTCAGGCTTATGGTGCAAAATTAATTGGTGTTTCTGTTACCGGGGCTGAATCTTTACCGGCAAAAGTCAAAATAGAAAAAGTTGAAGACTTCAAGGGTGTGAAAATTAGAGCGCCTTCCGGACCGATCCAAAAATTATTTGCACGCATGGGGGCAGCACCGGTTGGTTTGCCAGGCTCTGAAATTTATACCGCATTAGAAAAAGGGATTATTGACGCGGCAGATTTCTCAACCTTTGCAAACAATCAAAAACAAGGGGTTCATTCGATCGCTAAATTCCCCATTTATCCCGGAATTCACTCATCTCCGGCGGTTCATACGATTATGAATTTGAACAAGTGGAATGCACTCTCTAAAAATGATCAGGCGTTTCTGATTGAGCACTTTAAAGGCATGGCACTGGAGTCTCTCCTTCAGGCTCACTATGAAGATCAAATTGCTTATAAAGAAGCGATTAAGCAAGGTGTAACACCCGTCAACTGGAGTGCTGAGGAGCGAGAAAAAGTCCGGGCTTATGCAAAAGATATTTGGAAGGAAATCGCCGACGAATCGAAATTGGGTAAGATGTATTACGATACACTCCTTCATTTCTTAGATAGTCAGGGAATGTTATAA
- the idnO gene encoding gluconate 5-dehydrogenase, whose protein sequence is MKNLFDLTGRKALITGSAQGIGNLLAQGLAEHGAEIIINDITQERAEKAAGELVKQGFKASGIAFDVTNKTEVEKAVRQIEQEIGEIDILINNAGIQRRHPFLEFPEKEWDDVINVNQKAVFLMMQAVGKYMVKRQRGKIINIGSMQSELGRDTITPYAASKGAVKMLTRGGCVELARHNIQVNGIAPGYFITELTKPLVDNEEFTSWLCKRTPANRWGNPDELIGAAVYLSAPASDFVNGHLLFVDGGMLAAV, encoded by the coding sequence ATGAAGAATTTATTCGATTTAACAGGAAGAAAAGCACTGATTACAGGTTCGGCTCAGGGGATTGGTAATTTATTAGCACAGGGTTTAGCCGAGCACGGGGCTGAAATTATTATTAACGATATTACTCAGGAACGTGCTGAAAAAGCAGCAGGTGAGTTGGTCAAGCAAGGGTTCAAGGCAAGCGGAATTGCGTTTGATGTAACAAATAAGACTGAAGTTGAAAAAGCAGTCAGACAAATTGAACAAGAAATTGGTGAAATTGATATATTAATCAATAATGCAGGTATTCAACGTCGTCATCCATTTTTAGAGTTCCCGGAGAAGGAGTGGGATGATGTGATTAACGTCAACCAAAAAGCGGTTTTCCTGATGATGCAAGCCGTTGGGAAATATATGGTTAAACGCCAACGAGGCAAAATCATCAACATTGGTTCGATGCAAAGTGAACTCGGGCGAGACACGATTACGCCTTATGCTGCATCGAAGGGCGCGGTAAAAATGTTAACCCGGGGCGGGTGTGTTGAACTGGCAAGACATAACATTCAGGTCAACGGTATTGCCCCCGGCTATTTTATTACCGAATTGACTAAACCATTAGTCGACAACGAAGAATTTACGTCTTGGCTATGTAAACGTACACCGGCAAATCGTTGGGGTAACCCCGATGAACTGATCGGTGCGGCGGTTTATTTATCCGCCCCGGCATCAGACTTCGTCAACGGACATTTGCTGTTTGTTGACGGTGGCATGCTCGCAGCAGTTTAA
- a CDS encoding gluconokinase, whose translation MKDKNIIFVMGVSGCGKSSVGELISKYKSYRYEDADNFHPIENVEKMRNGIPLTDGDRKPWLHALNQMATICNKENKGLIVACSCLKPEYRMLLQEGIQEHVLFIYLKGSFEVISERMKKRAAHYFSGDEMLRSQFQTLIEPHPAESIDYVEIDIDSRNLQEVADLALQAINGVNYAQ comes from the coding sequence ATGAAAGATAAAAATATAATCTTTGTAATGGGTGTTTCCGGCTGTGGGAAAAGTAGTGTCGGAGAGTTAATTTCTAAATATAAATCATATAGATATGAGGATGCAGATAACTTTCATCCGATTGAGAATGTGGAAAAAATGAGAAACGGCATCCCACTCACCGATGGAGACAGAAAACCGTGGCTGCACGCATTGAACCAAATGGCAACAATATGCAACAAAGAAAACAAAGGCCTCATTGTTGCCTGCTCTTGCCTTAAGCCTGAATATCGAATGTTGCTGCAAGAAGGTATTCAAGAACATGTGTTGTTTATCTACCTGAAAGGCTCATTTGAGGTCATTAGCGAACGAATGAAAAAACGGGCAGCCCATTATTTCTCCGGCGATGAAATGCTAAGAAGTCAATTCCAAACTTTAATTGAACCGCACCCTGCCGAATCGATTGATTATGTTGAAATCGACATAGATTCAAGAAATTTACAAGAAGTTGCTGACCTTGCTTTACAAGCAATCAACGGGGTGAATTATGCTCAATGA
- the idnD gene encoding L-idonate 5-dehydrogenase yields the protein MEIKAIKVSGKHQVSIENTSIEADENECLVKITRGGICGSDIHYYQYGGVGDFSLQHPMTLGHEVIGRLYPSNQTVAVNPSKPCGACEYCQSGRSNQCLKMEFFGSAMRNPHVDGGFAEYVKVTKDQVVPYDETMSQEVMAFAEPLAVAIHAVNQSGGVVGKKVLVTGCGPIGCLIVAACQAAGASEVVGSDLSERCRDIATAMGATSVLSPMDTVPDLYLKEKGYFDVSFEASGAVPAFHSCIDMTKAAGALVLVGMRPGMVDFPLTKCLAKEINVKGSFRFISEFETAVRWLETGKINPLPLLTKVFPFTDIIEALDLAADKSKAMKIQLSFED from the coding sequence ATGGAAATTAAAGCGATAAAAGTTTCCGGGAAGCATCAGGTCAGTATTGAAAATACGTCTATCGAGGCTGACGAAAATGAGTGTCTGGTAAAAATTACACGCGGTGGGATCTGTGGATCCGATATCCATTATTACCAGTATGGTGGTGTCGGTGATTTTTCTCTCCAACATCCCATGACGCTCGGGCATGAAGTGATCGGTCGTTTATATCCATCCAATCAAACTGTCGCAGTTAATCCGAGTAAACCATGTGGTGCATGTGAGTACTGTCAGTCAGGTCGATCGAATCAGTGCCTGAAGATGGAATTCTTCGGGAGTGCGATGCGCAACCCTCATGTGGATGGCGGTTTTGCTGAGTATGTGAAAGTCACAAAGGACCAAGTCGTCCCTTATGACGAGACAATGTCGCAAGAGGTTATGGCCTTTGCCGAACCGCTTGCTGTCGCCATTCATGCGGTAAATCAGTCTGGTGGTGTCGTCGGTAAAAAGGTGTTGGTGACAGGATGCGGTCCTATCGGTTGCCTGATTGTTGCCGCTTGTCAGGCCGCGGGGGCGAGTGAGGTTGTCGGGTCCGATCTCTCCGAGAGATGCCGGGACATTGCAACGGCGATGGGGGCAACATCAGTTTTGTCACCGATGGATACGGTGCCGGATCTGTATCTCAAAGAGAAAGGTTATTTTGATGTTTCATTTGAAGCATCCGGCGCAGTACCGGCATTCCACTCATGTATCGATATGACGAAAGCGGCAGGGGCGCTTGTGCTTGTCGGAATGAGACCGGGAATGGTTGATTTTCCGTTAACCAAATGCCTTGCAAAAGAAATCAATGTCAAAGGCTCATTCCGATTTATTTCTGAGTTTGAAACCGCAGTCCGGTGGTTAGAAACCGGAAAAATTAATCCATTACCTCTGCTCACGAAAGTATTCCCCTTCACCGACATTATTGAAGCACTGGATCTGGCAGCAGATAAGTCTAAGGCAATGAAAATTCAATTATCATTTGAGGATTAA
- a CDS encoding TRAP transporter small permease subunit has product MKNNVIAKIDSIFIRLGNWLSIIFFCVVVISFFEVVMRYVFDSPTTWVHETTTFIISLSLLYGGVACYADNKHIRMEFIKQIFSNKIQWYMELLVEIFMLIFILMLTYGAFCSARDAFISPFGTFKMQTSGTVLDTPFPALNKGFFLLTCVAMLILCMLHITRHILTKNEMAVRCEDDEQSLLKQGGNNA; this is encoded by the coding sequence ATGAAAAATAACGTAATAGCAAAGATTGATTCGATATTCATCCGTTTGGGTAACTGGCTTTCAATTATATTTTTCTGTGTGGTCGTCATCAGCTTTTTCGAAGTGGTGATGCGATATGTGTTTGATAGCCCAACCACCTGGGTTCATGAGACAACGACTTTTATTATTAGTTTGTCGTTACTTTATGGCGGGGTTGCCTGCTATGCAGATAATAAGCATATTCGTATGGAATTTATCAAACAAATCTTTAGCAATAAAATTCAATGGTATATGGAATTACTCGTTGAAATATTCATGCTTATTTTTATTTTAATGCTGACTTATGGTGCTTTTTGTTCTGCCCGGGATGCCTTCATCTCCCCATTTGGTACGTTTAAGATGCAAACATCAGGGACGGTGTTAGATACGCCATTTCCTGCGCTGAATAAAGGTTTTTTCTTATTAACATGTGTCGCAATGCTTATTTTATGCATGCTTCATATCACTCGGCATATTCTCACAAAAAACGAGATGGCAGTACGTTGCGAAGACGATGAGCAATCGTTATTAAAACAAGGAGGAAATAATGCTTAG